The segment GTCACTTTATGTTAGTTACATtgcaaaataactttttttagctGGTTGGATTTTAGTCTTCTCTTTGTTAAATACAAATTTTCTCATTGGCAATTGGTATTCAACTAGGTATCAAGGGCATCTTCTTGCAAAAGAACTGGTCTCAAGAGGTTTACATACCACTTTGATTACTGACTCAGCAGTTTTTGCCATGATTTCCCGTGTGAACATGGTATGagagagtttaatttttttcttttcttgtctatttttttggtattggtCTGCTTACTATTTTGATCCATCTTAAATTTGTTATGGAAAGGTTATAGTTGGAGCTCATGCTGTAATGGCCAATGGTGGTGTGATAGTACCTGTTGGGCTGAATATGGTTGCACTTGCAGCTCAAAAGCATGCTGTGCCTTTTGTCGTGCTTGCAGGCAGTCACAAGGTAATTTAGCAAAATAATATCCCTCTTTGCCCCTAGAGATTTGGTAGTGAGCAAGTAAACAAACTGCCATATTTGAATTGCTTGCTCTGTTTTTGCTATTGAATGGCATGCTGCTGTCATACTGCTTAACTTGTGACGGAAAATAATGACAACTATATAGCAATAAATGGAATGTCTCTTCTGTGGCCCAGAAGATGTTTGTCATTTCCTTCTCAGCTTCTTTTTTCTGTTAGTGTTGGTGTTTGTTGCAGGGCCATGTGTTAGCTCATACTGACCTAATGAAACCCAAATAGGCTATAATTTGATTGAACTACAAGCATAAGAATTgcaagttataaaaaataagtcccGCCTTCGGTGCTCCTAAAATCTTAACATTTTGTCTTTTTCTAACTTGTTGCGTTCTTCTGAACTCAGATCATTGTTTATTATATTGATTTCtagattgttttttctaatgtttAATTGATAGAAATCTAGTACACATAACAGGGATGAAAATGCCCAGGGAGGACAGAAGTTTTTTAAGAATCCAAACATGAAgacaaatgaagaaaaacaaatatggaatttctttgtttaattgtAACTGGATGGTGTCAATAGTTAATCCTTGTGTGTTTTGTCTCTGATTTTGTGGCCTTGCTAATTATACAGTCAGTAAAACGACTTGGATAATGTTAATGACTTTTGTGATGGTagactttgaattttaaatactGTTCTGATTCTTGCTTTAATCCTTCGTACACTtggctgtttttcttggacGGCAGCTGTGTCCCTTGTACCCTCACAATCCTGAGGTCTTACTAAATGAATTGAGATCTCCATCCGAGCTACTGGATTTTGGAGAATTCTCAGATTGCTTAGATTTTGGGAGTGGCACTGGCTCTCCTCTTCTTCATGTTGTCAATCCAGCATTTGATTATGTGCCACCAAAGCTTGTTAGTCTGTTTATCACTGACACGTAAGTTCTAGTACTTTTGAGGACATCTTTTAATGTTAACCACTGATGCAAATCATTGATTAGAATAATACTTATTCCACTAAACAGTGTTAGGTCTCTGGTACCAAATCAGAtggatttgatataattatgtCCAGTTCCAACTTCCAAATCttaacttatttatattttcatctcatGCAATTCTAACCGCtgttaatttctaattactTCACAGTGGAGGGCACAATCCATCATACATGTACCGACTCATTGCAGATTATTACTCCGCCGATGATTTGGTGGTGCGAAGAAGGGTTGCTTTGGGAAATTGAGCTCAAGTCACTTTTGTTTACAATATTATCTGTAAGTTTCCTCATTCATGTTGGTTTGTTAATGGAAGAATAGAGTTTGCCAAGTACATACAGATTTTCACCATGAAGAAAGTTTGCTATCTGAAGCACAAATCATGCTATCTTTCTTGTAGTCTTTCACTGAACAAATTGAAATGGAATCATCTCAGTTATTTCTTGTCTTTCTCTGTATGAATTTGCTGCCCCCTGCCCCCGCATTGTTGCTGAAGTTGTTTTCATTTCTCTCATCTACCGTGGCTGATCTCAATTCAGATTGCTTTTCACAAATTATGCATAGCAAAAGGATAAATGTTTGGGTAATGCCTGCCCTTGTGTTGTATATACATTGCGATTCCATTATGGAACATAAGCTGTATCCATAGTGTCCACATGAGGGTATCTCATGACCACTTAAAACTCAActtctttgtttctcttttgttGCCATTATGGTAAATTATGACAGCTTATAATGCTTAGTAAGTGGTTGCAAATACCAATAACTTCAACTTTCTTGGGACATAATAGGGCCATTGCTTGTTGTCGCCGCTTTTCTGATATTTTCCTGTTTTCACCTTTCAGGTAGTTTAGGAGTTACCATGGTAAGAAGTGATGGATGAGGATAGAGTAATTTTGTCTCAGTGTATGGAAGCATTTAACCATTGTTTATGCTGGAAGAGAAGCAAACTTGTTGATAGGGGGCAATGCGAGGGGTAGACTAGCCAGGAAatgaccattttttttaattattattgaagcAAAGGGCTAAGAGCTAAGAGCTACACTGAGAAGGAACGAATGCCATGATGGTTGtagcaagttataaactgtgaaaaggaaaggaaaaaggaGCAACAGGTTATATCGAGTTTAATCGAAAACTTGAGAACAATTTGCACGTGGAGAATGCTATGGTTAGTGGGCTGTGTCGTGTGAGCACATTTGAAAGTACTATAgtttattagtttttgttagGAGGAGTTTTCGGTTTCCAAtaccttaagttttttttttttttttataaaaaaaaactttgtatttatatttacttctccttttatctttaatttctcatGAATATGAATAAAAGTACcagattaatttgaaaaacttgAGCTTGATTAGGGTTGGGTTTTAAGAGACTCTTTTCaagtgtgttttttaaaatatttttttatttagaaatgtattaaaatatttttttttaatattttgttttatttttgatattaatacaattaaaaaagtaaatttaaaattaaaaaaatatttttttaaaaaagcattatataattgcaaaattaaaaaataatattgatagaGTCAAAACCTAGTTGATCAATAGGGTTGATTTATGTTCTCGTTGCCAAATAAACCCAGTGTCAAACTTGTTGAATCAGTATTAAGGAAATTGCAAATTTGAAGTTCAAATTTATTTGATCAACATGaagtacattttttttaaatgaaagatgtttttaaaaaataattagcttgATAATATGTGAGTTTATCCAATAACCtaataatttggttttttggGAGCAGTTCCAAACCACTCTGATAACATCCATGTTGAATATGGAGAGAGACTCTTGATCACCTGTAAATTCTTCGGAATGTTCAAACtgacaaaaaaagagagtataTAAGTTGATTTGATGAAATATTAAGATATAGGGAccaaacatgatttttatcaacATAGTAGTCACTCACATACACGTGCTTTCACCTAGCAAGCCGGCAACACAATTCCCAGTCCAACTTCCATCCTTGCCGGAGACGGAATATAGCCCCCACCAATCACATTCCTCCACCTCATCCTTTCCATTCCGTTCCTCTCCCATCACTTGTCTCCTCTTCACCGTCACCGTTTCTTTCCCGTCAACCATAAAAAACCCCacaccttgaaaaaaaaaaaacctgcccTCTCTCATCAGAATCATCAAAATCAGATCTGATTGTTATTTCATCGACTGCCGATCATGGAAGACGACGATGAGATACAGTCACACTCAAACACCACCGAATATTCCTCAccgtcaccaccaccaccgaaCGGAAGAATCACCGTATCTGCTCCCGCCGCCGTGCATCCACAGCCGGCACCACCGCCACCGCAACAGAACAACAAGAACCGCTTAGCACTTGTTTTGCCGACGAGGCCGAAAGTGAACggaggcggaggaggaggaggaggaagagaggACTGCTGGAGCGAAGGAGCAACGGCGGTGTTGATCGACGCCTGGGGAGAAAGGTACTTAGAGCTAAGCAGAGGGAATTTGAAGCAGAAGCATTGGAAGGAGGTAGCGGAAATTGTAAGTAGTAGAGAGGATTATTCTAAGTCTTCGAAAACTGATATTCAATGTAAGAATAGAATTGATACCGTGAAGAAAAAGTATAAATTGGAAAAAGCTAAAATTGCTTCAGGTGGAGGGCCGAGTGGTTGGCCTTTTTTTGATCCTTTGGATAGATTAATTGGCTCCACAGCGAGGATTCCTGTTGTTGGAAATGGTAATGTGTGTGGTAAAATTCCTACTAGGGTTCGTAGTGGTAGTAGGAGGGGTGGTGTGAATCAGTATCATTTTCGGAATCAGAATGTGAAAATTCGGATTCTGAAACACGAGgaggatgaggatgatgagGAGGAGGGTGAGGAAGAGGAGGGGGGTGCGGAATCGGATGATAGTTTTCCGCCGatgaagaagaggagagtgGTGGTGGAGAGGAAAGTGAGGGGGAAAGTGGGGAAGGAAAAAAGAGGAGGAGGGTGGGGGAATTCGATCAGGATGTTGACGCAAGCAATGGTGAAGTTTGGGGAAGCCTATGAGCAAGCTGAGAGTGCCAAGTTGCAGCAAGTGGTGGAGATGGAGAAGACGAGGATGGAGTTCGTGAAAGAGTTGGAGTTGCAAAGGATGCAGTTTTTTATGCAGACACAGATGGGGATTTCGCAGTTGAAGAACGCGAGAAGGGGAGGGAATGATACCAGTAATCATTACCATCATCAATACCATCGTCATCATACTGGTAACAATATTAATGCTAGCAATAATGTTAACAACAGTGATAGTGATAATTAAGTGAATGTAGAGTTGTTGGTTagtgttaaaattttagaatcttAGATTTTATTAGGTTTGTGTGTTTTGTAGTAGAAGAATGCCCCATTAAGGGTGGAGATTTATAATGTTAGCTGTGTTGCTTCTGGTGTTTAATTTGGAGTACAGTGATGTGATTTCATACTTATTTGTGTCAGCATGCATTTTGCAAAGGGCGCTAGctttattaatagttttttagaGAGTCTGTTAACGTAGCAGATGTGAAGTTTACATTTCAAGGGACGAGTTCTAGTTCTACAGTTACTGCTTTAATTTTTCAGCGGCATCTTTACTCAATTTCAGCAAGGGATTGTCTGGTGTTCATCTATAATAGCAGCAGATAACTAATTGTAGCTGAAGAAAAGCTATTATAAAGAATGGTATGCGAGAGCGATTTCAGAGGGACACATCAAACGGGAGATAATTTCTGTCTCTTTTCAGCACTGTCTCCTCTCCCCTCTCCCCTCTCTCTTCGTGCTTCCTCCCCATGAACCCGCATCCTCCTTCCCTTCTGTTCTTTCAATCTATTGGAGAAGATGTTGTATTGGTGGTGAAACTGGTTGCCTACAATATTTGTGTTCTGACCTTCATTGGTGTTCAATGGCTTTGTTGCCGCCTTCTAGCCTTTTGGTGTTGCACGGTGCTGCTGCTTTTTGGCTGTTCCCTCATCTCCGGTGTTACATAGGCAGCTGCTGGCTCCTCTTGTATCTTTTGGGTTTTGGCATCATTTGGTTCCTGCCATTTTCTATTCTCCGGTCGTAGAAGCTGACTGCAATCCTCCGACACTCTTCTCATAGTCAGATGCTTCCTCTGTTTTCTCCTGGCATTAAAATCACAGCTCACCCTCAAATCTTATTGCCTTTGGTCATTTTCTTGAATGGTGCTTGGTGTTGTCTTCAAGTGTTTGCAGTGTCGTCATTTGCTGGAGTTTTTGTAGTATTTGAATTGTGGGTGATTGAGCTGCAGAATTTGtgcaattgaattgaatttgtgCTATGGGTTATCATTTGATATCATCATTCATCAACAATTAATTGAATGGGTTTCtacatgaaatatttttagtttcttaatcaataatttgaagtttttaattGGAAGTCAAATTATtcttagagaataatataattaaactaaATCTTGGTTAATTGATTGCTAGCAAAGGTGTAAATTTACATGGCTTGAAAATGAAGCTTATCTTCCACTtagttttatcaaataatataattttgaaataaatcttgGTATGACGTATGCAGATATGGATATGGGTCTGGGCTTAGGATGATAGATATGGGTCCAGTAGGagcacaatattttttaatggtaagGAATGAGTTACGCCGACCAGGCTGGTTGCtcagtcttcttcttcttcttttttctagaaTTCATTTCTTTATAAAGCATGAACTGTAACCAAATTTGcattatctatataaaataaaagcaataatcttttttcaaaaattccacCATCTTCCtcgaccaattttttttttttttttgtttctatacaTATTATAATTAGTTACAAATATAATAcccaatttaataaaatcataaacaaaattCCAAGACTTTCCATGGACAAAAcccaatttaatatatatatatatatatatatatatatatatatatataatctaatcacatcaatttattttctctttatattatgaataaaaaaaatcaataagagatgaggaaaaaatcaaagaggaaaaaaaataaaattaaaaatatcttaaatggaaaaaaattaaagaaaataaaattaattatcggTGTATTAGACGCTTTTTGCTATGTGCTCATAGTGTcactataaaaaatgataagtcTTAAATAattatcgtttttttttattctaataagTAAGAGACAAACAGATAAGTCTTAAATAAAAGGACTCTTCGTGATATACAAACTCACGGTTAGGCCTCCAAACTGAGGCTGTAACGAGCCGAGTTACAGCTTGGATCTACAAACCCTGGATCAACAAACACTGAAGAAATTTCATGGGAAATGGGCTGATGTCAGATGGAGAAATTTCTGTGCTGATGCCAGCTATGTTGTTGCCACTGGACAGAGAGACTTCTTCAACCACCAATCAAATTACTCTTATTGACTTTCTGTGCAGTTTGGCACGGTTTTGCTGTCAAAGTTCAGAAACCCTAGCTATTAGAATAGTCAAGTGTTTGTCtttgtctttgtatttttaattattatttttaattgactcCACAAGAGAGAGATGTCATCCCCGCAATACAAAACTCTCGAAAAAATAATGATCGTGCCATCACCGGTGGTTGTGCTGTTCTATCAATATCACAAGCCACACGAGTAGCTGATTAGAAAGATTTTTTATGGGACCCAGTCGTACGTGACAGGggctgtttttgtgttttttctttcaatcatgGCTAGATAGTAGGCATGGCATGGTTGACGAATGACGGGGGAAGGGGCAATGGGAGCCACATGATCCATTTCATGGCTGTTTCTTGCTTGTAGAAAGAAGATCATGCCATCAAGGATCTTGCGGGATAGGTATCTTGCTCGGTGTTGATTTACAATAATGGCTGCACATGAACCCGTCCAGCAGAACAAATCCCAACAAGTAATTGTCTTTCACactcaaattaatttgagatttctGTTTCACTGCCTCCAGAGAAGAATATAGCTATTAAacctctctcttctccttcaatATTACAGTAACGatgttattttaagatttttttttttaaaaaaacaattattaagcTTTTCTTTGAGTTCAAACAAATCAAGGTTGCTTATTTGACCTGCCTGCCGGGCTTTGCTCATAGAATAAGACATGTAAATCCAGGAAAGAAAAGgtctaatatatagttttaattttttatttggtttaagaCCCACCCAAAAATTTAATAACCAGAATGTAATTTGATGTTTGTGTTCCATGGCTTCGTGTTATGGATGCGTgctattacaaaaaaataaacaatgtaacttaccaaataatatatatatagctgtgTCTTAAGTTGCTTATataactaattataatttttaatctctaTAAGCCCAACTACATCATTAAAAAGAAGTTCAATTGccatttctaaaattaattgagtCCAAGTTATTGATAAAAGTATTaggaaattaagtttttatttatttatttattgtgatttttaatatatttatttagtgaATTTTTTAGAATGTGCATACATGAAAATGAAACATCAAATATGTTATTGATGGTTCGGAAATAATCCCAAACTATACCAAATATATAATTCCTTCCAATCAATCCACCCCATTCTTCTCTGGATCGTGTTAAAAACCATGCtgtatatatatgtttgataaTGCAgtgaatataattttacaaaaatatttttcaattaataaaatatttcttaaagaaattttcaatcaatccacCCCATTCCCTCCTGCTGTGCTGATGATGGGGAATGGGAGATAGTTCAAAGGATTTGCCTCACATTCAAGTATGCAACTGTTTATGGTTAGCCTCacatataaatatacatataaggTTACATATATATACTATGACAAGTCCTTAAAATTCCTGTTGTGATAACCTAaatttttactctcttttttactatatattttttttcaaataataataaaaaatgatggaaaaaataaaaaattaaaaaaataacgataaaaaatgaaatgaatgaagaataaattaaattttagtttaagaCAACATAATTGACAGttcagggacttaattaaactttggattagtttaattaaccaaataaagGGCTTAAATTGAAGAGTTGTTGAGTttagagacttaattgaaattgaaattagtttaattaatgaaataaaagggtttagttgaaaaaatatcaaagtttgagGCTGAtttggatcaaattgaaaaggtGGGGGTACCATAGGgagcttaattgatttttctaggggtaattttgaaagaattataAGTTAAAGAGTCAATGAAAGACTGAATTGAGAAATTTAGAAACCTAGGATTGTTTCGTAAAATGCGCTGAGATGCAGGGGTCTAATTAAAGTTTATCCAGGGTGCTTAATTACAAAACTTCAAGGGCAAAAACGCAAATGACCATTGACATCAAACAATGCCATTTCCAGacgttgttcatcttcttcactCGACCGAAAAACAACAGATGCCCTTGCCATCGCCAACCATTACCATTACTCCTGTAATAACGGTCTTAAATGTCTTCATTGTCAAGGAAAACGCATGACATTCTTTGGCTATAAAAGCTAGAGAAGGAACTgaacacaaaaaagaagaggGTGGGCTgacaaaagaagaacaaaaacagAGGAGGAAAAAGGGTGAAAACACGAAGAAACAGTGGAGAGAGAAGagggatagaaaaaaaaaatagaagaaccCAAAGGAAacaacaaacataaaaacaaaaagtaagAGGGTGGGCTGACATAAGAAGAGCAAAAACAGAGGAGGAAAAGGGGCGAAAACACGAAGAAACAATAGAGAGAGAAGGGGGgcggaaaaaaagaaaagaacccagaggaaaaatgaacaaaaaaacaaaaaagaaaagggtgggCTGacagaaaaagaacaaaaacaacgGAGGAAAAAGggtgaaaacatgaaaatacttttttttccttttatgttatatttttttcacacgataaagaagaaataaattaataagagttttttatattatataaaagttgagtgattataattttttttcatttgaggttgagttaaattttcttattaaaacatgtttgtttttgtgttttaaaaatgttttaagaaaaattgaatgttgtttctttaattgaaaataataatttttttatgtttttgtattattttgatgtgatgatacaaaaaatccattttaatttcttttatcttagttttttttttcatatggtaaataagaaataaattgatgagagtTTTCAATACATCGgcaactaatttatttttctttatttttttctctttaatttttttgttctcttattgattttgttttcatattgtaaagagaaaataaattgatgtgacttttttttaatattataaaagttaggtggttataatgttttttcatttcaggTTGGGTTAGATTTCTTGATTAAGACATACTTGTTTTTGCGTTTCTAAAATTCCTCGAAGAAATGtgaaaaattcttaattttttttctttacttcaaattaatattttttttatatttttatattattttttaaatatatatttgaaaaatatatattgtgatTTGGTTTGCCTGTGTAATCAGACCCAAGACAAATGGGTGTGGTTACGCAGCCAGACCCAAGGTGCTTGAGTCAGCCTCCAAAGCCAGACTCAAGAAGATCTCcacatcctttttcttttaaagttatttttaattttatgttcctttcctcttatattttcttttcttttttcttattgaatttttttccaaactGTAAAGATGACATAAATTGATGTGActctttttatattgtacaaaagttgagtgatgattttttttttcatttcaggttgggttgaatttcctGATTAAACCacgtttgtttttgcgttttaaaaattctttgatttatttttgctaattgttaattttttttctttacttcaaattaatattttttgatgtttttgtattattcttttaaatagtttattaaaaaatatattgagattgaGTCTGGTTGTAAAGCCAAACCCAAGAAATtagaaaattcttaatttttttctttactacaaattaaaatatattgatgtgtttgtattatttttttaatatattgagaTTGGGTCTGGCTGCGTAGCTAGACACAAAGTTTTTGGGATTGACTCTGGCTAGGCAGCAGGACGCAGCGAGACCtaatctcaatatatatatattttt is part of the Populus nigra chromosome 8, ddPopNigr1.1, whole genome shotgun sequence genome and harbors:
- the LOC133701797 gene encoding trihelix transcription factor ASIL2-like; the protein is MEDDDEIQSHSNTTEYSSPSPPPPNGRITVSAPAAVHPQPAPPPPQQNNKNRLALVLPTRPKVNGGGGGGGGREDCWSEGATAVLIDAWGERYLELSRGNLKQKHWKEVAEIVSSREDYSKSSKTDIQCKNRIDTVKKKYKLEKAKIASGGGPSGWPFFDPLDRLIGSTARIPVVGNGNVCGKIPTRVRSGSRRGGVNQYHFRNQNVKIRILKHEEDEDDEEEGEEEEGGAESDDSFPPMKKRRVVVERKVRGKVGKEKRGGGWGNSIRMLTQAMVKFGEAYEQAESAKLQQVVEMEKTRMEFVKELELQRMQFFMQTQMGISQLKNARRGGNDTSNHYHHQYHRHHTAASLLNFSKGLSGVHL